The Frondihabitans australicus genome includes a region encoding these proteins:
- a CDS encoding GNAT family N-acetyltransferase codes for MTTIPTLVQGRTTIRPLRLRDTRDLDRALAENRTWLRQWEATNPHGFTSIDVRSSIRSLQTNARAGLGLPFAMELDGSFVGQLNVSGITYGSLASATIGYWVTQAAAGHGVTPTAVALATDYCFQRLGLHRMEICIRPENGPSLRVVEKLGFRYEGLRRRYIHIYGDWRDHFCFALVAEEVREGVLRRWLDGRVPAGQGSVPPDALIEASHP; via the coding sequence GTGACCACCATTCCCACGCTGGTGCAGGGGAGAACCACCATCCGGCCGCTTCGGCTCCGCGACACCCGCGATCTCGACCGAGCGCTCGCCGAGAACCGCACCTGGCTCCGGCAGTGGGAAGCCACGAATCCGCACGGGTTCACCTCCATCGACGTGCGCTCGAGCATCCGGTCGCTGCAGACGAACGCGCGCGCCGGCCTCGGCCTGCCGTTCGCGATGGAGCTCGACGGCTCGTTCGTCGGGCAGCTCAACGTCTCGGGCATCACCTACGGCTCGCTCGCCTCGGCGACCATCGGCTACTGGGTGACGCAGGCCGCGGCCGGCCACGGCGTCACTCCCACGGCCGTCGCGCTCGCGACCGACTACTGCTTCCAGCGGCTCGGCCTGCACCGCATGGAGATCTGCATCCGGCCCGAGAACGGGCCCTCCCTACGGGTCGTCGAGAAGCTGGGCTTCCGCTACGAGGGCCTGCGTCGGCGGTACATCCACATCTACGGCGACTGGCGTGACCACTTCTGCTTCGCGCTCGTCGCCGAGGAGGTGCGCGAGGGCGTCCTCCGTCGCTGGCTGGACGGTCGCGTGCCGGCCGGGCAGGGGAGCGTGCCGCCCGACGCGCTGATCGAGGCGTCGCACCCGTAG
- the galU gene encoding UTP--glucose-1-phosphate uridylyltransferase GalU, whose product MGFTITKAVIPAAGLGTRFLPATKAIPKEMLAVVDKPAIQYVVEEAVSAGLTDVLMITGRNKNALENHFDHVSELEETLRKKGDHEKLAKVNLSTDLADMHYVRQGDPLGLGHAVLRAKMHVGREPFAVLLGDDIIDARDPLLSRMLEVQAKKNATVVALLEVPESMTHLYGVATVQPTDEDDVVKITDLVEKPPAGEAPSNLAIIGRYVIRPEVFDVLEKQEPGKGGEIQLTDALMKMANAEEWTGGVYGVVFRGRRYDTGDKLDYIKAIVQLASDREDLGADLRAWLKEFTSDLD is encoded by the coding sequence ATGGGTTTCACCATCACTAAAGCAGTCATTCCCGCCGCAGGCCTGGGCACACGCTTCCTGCCCGCAACCAAGGCCATCCCGAAGGAGATGCTCGCGGTCGTCGACAAGCCGGCCATCCAGTACGTCGTCGAGGAGGCCGTCTCGGCGGGCCTCACCGACGTCCTCATGATCACGGGGCGCAACAAGAACGCCCTCGAGAACCACTTCGACCACGTCTCCGAGCTCGAAGAGACCCTCCGCAAGAAGGGCGACCACGAGAAGCTCGCGAAGGTCAACCTCTCCACCGACCTCGCCGACATGCACTACGTGCGCCAGGGCGACCCGCTCGGTCTCGGGCACGCGGTGCTCCGGGCCAAGATGCACGTGGGTCGTGAGCCGTTCGCCGTGCTCCTGGGCGACGACATCATCGACGCCCGCGACCCGCTGCTCTCACGCATGCTGGAGGTGCAGGCCAAGAAGAACGCCACCGTGGTCGCCCTGCTCGAGGTGCCGGAGTCGATGACGCACCTCTACGGCGTCGCGACTGTCCAGCCCACCGACGAAGACGACGTCGTGAAGATCACGGACCTCGTCGAGAAGCCCCCGGCGGGCGAGGCCCCGTCGAACCTGGCGATCATCGGCCGTTACGTGATCCGCCCCGAGGTCTTCGACGTCCTCGAGAAGCAGGAGCCGGGGAAGGGCGGCGAGATCCAGCTCACCGACGCCCTGATGAAGATGGCGAACGCCGAGGAGTGGACCGGCGGCGTGTACGGCGTCGTGTTCCGTGGACGCCGGTACGACACTGGTGACAAACTCGACTACATCAAGGCCATCGTGCAGCTGGCGAGCGACCGGGAAGACCTGGGCGCCGACCTGCGCGCCTGGCTGAAGGAGTTCACCTCCGACCTCGATTAG
- a CDS encoding 5-formyltetrahydrofolate cyclo-ligase, which produces MTDAVGDAKRALRRELRSRRRNMGDRELAESTEALTAHLTTLALELGVRSISAYLSAEKEPNTRPFLNWAHDQGIRVLFPITRADGLLDWSLSTDFETEVEGLYGIPEPVGEILSPMAINDVDLIIVPAAQIDRSGMRMGWGKGYFDKTLGSMAKRPPVYAVVFDSEFVDAVPSERHDQPVDGVVTPSAVHRF; this is translated from the coding sequence ATGACTGACGCCGTCGGCGACGCGAAGCGCGCCCTCCGCCGTGAACTCCGCTCCAGACGGCGGAACATGGGCGATCGCGAACTCGCCGAGTCCACCGAAGCGCTGACAGCACATCTGACGACACTGGCCCTCGAACTGGGGGTGCGCTCGATCTCGGCGTACCTCTCCGCCGAGAAGGAGCCCAACACGCGACCGTTCCTCAACTGGGCCCACGACCAGGGCATCCGCGTGCTGTTCCCCATCACCCGTGCCGACGGTCTGCTGGACTGGTCGCTCTCGACGGATTTCGAGACGGAGGTCGAGGGTCTGTACGGGATCCCCGAGCCGGTGGGCGAGATCCTGAGCCCCATGGCCATCAACGACGTCGACCTCATCATCGTCCCGGCGGCGCAGATCGACCGGTCGGGCATGCGCATGGGCTGGGGCAAGGGGTACTTCGACAAGACCCTCGGTTCGATGGCGAAGCGGCCGCCGGTTTATGCTGTGGTGTTCGACAGCGAGTTCGTCGACGCGGTGCCCTCCGAGCGGCACGACCAGCCGGTCGACGGCGTGGTCACCCCGTCGGCCGTCCACCGCTTCTGA
- a CDS encoding FmdB family zinc ribbon protein encodes MPTYSYRCTECGNAFDIQQSFSDASLTECPACGGKLRKIFSAVGVTFNGSGFYRTDSRASGTSGSGKGAGSDGSSGSSSSPAKSDSSSSSASSSKPASTGSSSSSSSGSSGSSGSSSS; translated from the coding sequence GTGCCCACCTATAGCTACCGCTGCACCGAGTGCGGCAACGCGTTCGACATCCAGCAGTCCTTCTCCGACGCCTCGCTCACCGAGTGCCCGGCGTGCGGCGGCAAGCTCCGCAAGATCTTCTCGGCCGTGGGCGTGACCTTCAACGGCTCCGGCTTCTACCGCACCGACTCGCGTGCGTCCGGCACGTCAGGGTCGGGCAAGGGCGCAGGATCCGACGGCTCCTCGGGCTCGAGCTCCTCGCCCGCGAAGTCCGACTCCTCCTCGTCGAGCGCATCGTCGTCCAAGCCGGCGTCGACGGGCTCATCCTCGTCGTCGTCGTCGGGTTCGTCGGGTTCGTCGGGCTCGTCGTCCTCCTGA
- the mscL gene encoding large conductance mechanosensitive channel protein MscL, whose amino-acid sequence MKGFKEFILRGNVIDLAVAVVIGAAFTAIVTSLVTNIFNPLIGAIFNASMLDKTLIVSIPTASGGHAKLMFGAVIGAAINFIIIAAVVYFCLVLPINHLLKSAFKKQQETEGTPEEVPPTDVELLSEIRDLLRAQNSSLNSTGGSHAAEVAPPTATGTTGVPGMPSA is encoded by the coding sequence GTGAAGGGCTTCAAAGAGTTCATTCTGCGCGGCAACGTCATCGATCTGGCCGTCGCGGTCGTCATCGGTGCTGCGTTCACCGCCATCGTCACGTCGCTCGTGACGAACATCTTCAACCCGCTGATCGGCGCGATCTTCAACGCGTCGATGCTCGACAAGACCCTGATCGTCTCGATTCCGACGGCATCGGGCGGTCACGCCAAGCTCATGTTCGGCGCGGTCATCGGCGCGGCGATCAACTTCATCATCATCGCGGCGGTGGTCTACTTCTGCCTGGTGCTGCCCATCAACCACCTGCTCAAGAGCGCGTTCAAGAAGCAGCAGGAGACCGAGGGCACGCCCGAGGAGGTCCCGCCGACCGACGTCGAGCTGCTCAGCGAGATCCGCGACCTGCTCCGCGCTCAGAACTCGTCGCTCAACAGCACGGGCGGGTCGCACGCGGCGGAGGTCGCCCCGCCCACGGCGACGGGCACGACCGGCGTCCCCGGGATGCCCTCCGCCTGA
- a CDS encoding AAA family ATPase, with protein sequence MSPLPATATQPHTLSLGDPNVTVGNVAQPVWDAWRARLAEVGGVSTLLHFRDAPRTRIELSTTHPGGLAQFITGKTTLLSSLIRDDLALRSARLAAGEIAAKGLELSTVRGIDAVHLAIGMAQWAHAGETYRAPLLLRPLAIRRHGRDFEVKLLGRPSLNPALADALRDQFGISLDASAFVALADREGSFTPNPVIDRLRGLTAHIDGFTVQPRLIVSTFAEVSAAMVDDARDLTHPVLDALAGNPSAAQQIRSSYRPVSATPQDERSPETDVLLLDADTEQENVVAQITAGNSVVVKTLPGTGGTQTIVNTIGTLVGQNKRVLVVSARRATLGAIGARLTEVGLPGVAVSPATLRRDVIRAIGRNEKAKQPSMAEVDDALVRLRRVLVDYRGALSRRDPALGVSVLDCLTELARLALLPASPATTARLSRHSVESMVEGRGRVAETMVNAANLGEFRYGPGDSPWYGARFDDGAGGSLTAGQAHQLAKNLFHRDVPHLLERANEVVGSTRMRPFVSIRELGIYLTLLADIQDTLDKFLPVVFDRSVSELVDATSNRRDIDMSSANRRRLKKLAREYVRPGMHVPDLHEALTRVQQQRILWQRYVAAGTPPEVPTGVADAVSLHRQVADDLAQLDRPLGLSGDDLLAEIGTDELLQKLEVLAAESDVLNNLQERTELMTTLRDLELSPLITDLANRHVPEAQVAAELELAWWRSALESLLEADRALLGANTTMLDRLEADFRLVDEAHAAGSAQSLGWQLAENWKIGLVDWPEEATQLKQLLRHDHVTARHLQDAAPHLSRAIAPVWVASPYEVHRIADTVPFDTVILVDAGATTLAENIGAIRRGKQTVAFGDPVTETPSDFSIAIAPFVDDAPSVRSRAGLGSGRSDSDFDDSGDAAAKGEMATAETRLAELHEQSALAQLSTLLPTLSLTRSYRAGGEDLAELVNRRFYGGRIESLPWAGSFLGHGSISLDYVSGGTAIPDPESGAVESVDAEVDRVVALVLEHARTRPTESLMVITASAKHAIRVQQALLSAVSGHKDLTEFVVGDRREPFMIATLEQSVAQSRDHVIFSIGYGRTPHGRVLSDFGSLGQPGGERLLAVAMTRARRSMIIVTCFQPSDIDADRMGHGTVALAEILSEVQVRTSAEHVPDDSDPMLVDLARRLEAKGIPVALGHRGKLGLVCANDGVCVTIETDSTLVSSSLRESLRERPEILRRLGWHYVRVHAFQLFTDPDAVAQRISDVLGLGLHAPAETPVMPARQHVNSR encoded by the coding sequence ATGTCCCCCCTGCCCGCGACCGCGACACAGCCCCACACCCTGAGTCTCGGCGACCCGAACGTCACCGTCGGCAACGTCGCGCAGCCCGTCTGGGACGCCTGGCGGGCCCGACTGGCCGAGGTCGGCGGGGTCTCGACGCTGCTGCACTTCCGCGACGCGCCCCGCACCCGCATCGAGCTGTCGACGACCCATCCGGGCGGCCTGGCGCAGTTCATCACGGGCAAGACGACCCTCCTGTCGAGCCTGATCCGCGACGACCTCGCCCTCCGGTCGGCGCGCCTGGCGGCCGGCGAGATCGCCGCCAAGGGGCTCGAGCTCTCGACGGTCCGCGGCATCGACGCCGTGCATCTCGCCATCGGCATGGCGCAGTGGGCCCACGCCGGCGAGACCTACCGGGCGCCTCTGCTCCTGCGCCCCCTCGCCATCCGCAGGCACGGGCGTGACTTCGAGGTCAAGCTGCTCGGCCGGCCCTCGCTCAACCCGGCGCTCGCCGACGCCCTCCGCGACCAGTTCGGCATCTCGCTCGACGCCTCCGCGTTCGTCGCGCTCGCCGACCGTGAGGGGTCGTTCACGCCCAATCCGGTGATCGACCGCCTGCGCGGCCTCACCGCGCACATCGACGGCTTCACCGTGCAGCCGAGGCTCATCGTCTCGACCTTCGCCGAGGTGTCCGCCGCCATGGTCGACGACGCCCGCGACCTCACCCACCCGGTGCTCGACGCCCTGGCGGGCAACCCGTCGGCGGCGCAGCAGATCCGCTCCTCCTACCGGCCCGTCTCGGCCACCCCGCAGGACGAACGGAGCCCCGAGACCGACGTGCTGCTGCTCGACGCCGACACCGAGCAGGAGAACGTGGTCGCGCAGATCACGGCGGGCAACTCCGTCGTCGTGAAGACGCTCCCGGGCACCGGCGGCACGCAGACCATCGTCAACACCATCGGCACGCTGGTCGGCCAGAACAAGCGCGTTCTCGTCGTGAGCGCCCGCCGTGCCACACTCGGGGCCATCGGCGCCCGGCTCACCGAGGTCGGCCTGCCCGGCGTCGCGGTGTCGCCGGCGACACTTCGCCGCGACGTCATCCGCGCGATCGGGCGCAACGAGAAGGCGAAGCAGCCGAGCATGGCCGAGGTCGACGACGCCCTCGTCCGCCTCCGTCGCGTGCTCGTCGACTACCGCGGCGCTCTCAGCCGCCGCGACCCGGCTCTCGGCGTCTCGGTGCTCGACTGCCTCACCGAGCTCGCCCGCCTCGCCCTCCTCCCTGCCTCGCCCGCGACGACCGCGCGGCTCAGCCGGCACAGCGTCGAGTCGATGGTGGAGGGCCGTGGCCGCGTCGCCGAGACGATGGTCAACGCCGCCAACCTGGGCGAGTTCCGCTACGGCCCGGGCGACTCGCCCTGGTACGGCGCGCGCTTCGACGACGGGGCCGGCGGCAGCCTCACCGCCGGTCAGGCGCATCAGCTCGCCAAGAACCTCTTCCACCGCGACGTGCCGCACCTGCTCGAGCGCGCCAACGAGGTCGTCGGCTCGACCCGGATGCGCCCGTTCGTGAGCATCCGCGAGCTCGGCATCTACCTGACCCTCCTCGCCGACATCCAGGACACCCTCGACAAGTTCCTCCCGGTGGTCTTCGACCGGTCGGTCTCCGAACTCGTCGACGCCACGTCGAACCGTCGCGACATCGACATGTCGAGCGCGAACCGCCGCCGCCTCAAGAAGCTCGCCCGCGAGTACGTCCGGCCCGGCATGCACGTGCCCGACCTCCACGAGGCCCTGACCCGCGTCCAGCAGCAGCGGATCCTCTGGCAGCGCTACGTGGCCGCGGGCACGCCGCCCGAGGTTCCGACCGGTGTCGCCGACGCGGTGAGCCTGCACCGCCAGGTCGCCGACGACCTCGCGCAGCTCGACCGCCCCCTGGGTCTCTCGGGCGACGACCTCCTGGCGGAGATCGGCACCGACGAGCTCCTCCAGAAGCTCGAGGTCCTCGCGGCCGAGAGCGACGTGCTGAACAACCTGCAAGAGCGCACCGAGCTCATGACGACCCTCCGCGACCTCGAGCTGTCGCCGCTCATCACCGACCTCGCCAACCGCCACGTGCCCGAGGCGCAGGTCGCCGCCGAGCTCGAGCTGGCCTGGTGGCGTTCGGCGCTCGAATCGCTCCTCGAGGCCGACCGCGCCCTCCTCGGTGCGAACACGACGATGCTCGACCGGCTCGAGGCCGACTTCCGTCTCGTCGACGAGGCGCACGCCGCGGGCAGCGCCCAGTCGCTGGGGTGGCAGCTCGCCGAGAACTGGAAGATCGGCCTCGTCGACTGGCCCGAGGAGGCCACGCAGCTCAAGCAGCTCCTGCGCCACGACCACGTCACCGCGCGACACCTTCAAGACGCCGCACCGCATCTGTCGCGGGCCATCGCGCCGGTCTGGGTGGCCTCGCCGTACGAGGTGCACAGGATCGCCGACACGGTCCCGTTCGACACTGTCATCCTCGTCGACGCCGGCGCGACCACCCTCGCCGAGAACATCGGTGCGATCCGCCGCGGCAAGCAGACGGTGGCGTTCGGCGATCCGGTGACCGAGACGCCCTCCGACTTCTCCATCGCCATCGCGCCGTTCGTCGACGACGCCCCGTCGGTCCGCTCGCGCGCGGGCCTCGGGTCGGGCCGGAGCGACTCCGACTTCGACGACTCCGGCGATGCCGCCGCGAAGGGCGAGATGGCCACCGCCGAGACGCGCCTCGCCGAGCTCCACGAGCAGAGCGCCCTGGCGCAGCTGTCGACCCTCCTGCCGACGCTGTCGCTCACGCGCAGCTACCGGGCCGGCGGCGAAGACCTCGCCGAACTCGTCAACCGCCGGTTCTACGGCGGCCGCATCGAGTCGCTGCCCTGGGCGGGATCCTTCCTCGGCCACGGCAGCATCTCGCTCGACTACGTCTCGGGCGGAACGGCGATCCCCGACCCCGAGTCGGGTGCCGTCGAGAGCGTCGACGCCGAGGTCGACCGTGTCGTCGCCCTCGTGCTCGAGCACGCCCGGACTCGCCCCACCGAGTCGCTCATGGTCATCACCGCCAGCGCCAAGCACGCGATCCGCGTCCAGCAGGCCCTGCTCTCGGCGGTCTCCGGCCATAAGGACCTCACCGAGTTCGTCGTCGGCGACCGCCGCGAGCCGTTCATGATCGCCACGCTCGAGCAGTCCGTTGCGCAGAGCCGCGACCACGTGATCTTCTCGATCGGCTACGGGCGCACGCCGCACGGGCGCGTGCTCAGCGACTTCGGGTCGCTCGGCCAGCCGGGCGGCGAGCGGCTCCTGGCCGTCGCCATGACCCGGGCCCGCCGGTCGATGATCATCGTCACCTGCTTCCAGCCGAGCGACATCGACGCCGACCGCATGGGTCACGGAACCGTGGCGCTCGCCGAGATCCTCAGCGAGGTGCAGGTGCGCACCTCGGCCGAGCACGTCCCCGACGACAGCGACCCCATGCTCGTCGACCTGGCGCGCCGCCTCGAGGCGAAGGGCATCCCCGTCGCCCTCGGCCACCGCGGCAAGCTCGGTCTGGTGTGCGCGAACGACGGCGTTTGCGTCACGATCGAGACCGACTCGACGCTGGTGTCGTCGAGCCTGCGCGAGTCGCTCCGCGAGCGGCCCGAGATCCTGCGCCGCCTCGGCTGGCACTACGTGCGCGTGCACGCGTTCCAGCTCTTCACCGACCCCGACGCGGTCGCGCAGCGCATCTCCGACGTCCTCGGGCTCGGCCTGCACGCTCCCGCCGAGACCCCGGTCATGCCGGCGCGCCAGCATGTCAACTCCCGCTGA
- a CDS encoding transposase, with product MPFEQKYTPETREASLARVLERREAEPGNRSIIRETAEQFDVGEQSLRSWIRQYEKANEPEAAPEPVTESAPAAPAAAEAAPARRASGRSAAPAISSGVGAGSTGSRVAELEAEVAKLRRDREALKSALAVLLDD from the coding sequence ATGCCGTTCGAACAGAAGTACACGCCCGAGACGCGAGAAGCCTCGTTGGCACGTGTGCTGGAGCGCCGCGAGGCCGAGCCGGGCAACCGCAGCATCATCCGTGAGACGGCCGAGCAGTTCGACGTCGGCGAGCAGTCGCTCCGCAGCTGGATCCGGCAGTACGAGAAGGCGAACGAGCCCGAGGCCGCGCCCGAGCCCGTGACCGAGAGCGCTCCCGCCGCCCCGGCGGCTGCGGAGGCCGCGCCTGCGCGTCGGGCGAGCGGGCGGTCGGCTGCTCCTGCGATCTCCTCCGGTGTCGGCGCCGGTTCGACCGGCTCGCGCGTCGCCGAGCTCGAGGCCGAGGTCGCGAAGCTCCGCCGCGACCGCGAGGCCCTCAAGAGCGCCCTCGCCGTCCTGCTCGACGACTGA
- a CDS encoding YegP family protein, whose amino-acid sequence MPGKFVLTKSESGKFHFNLLATNGQVIATSQMYATKGSALNGIDSVRTVAEGATLDDQTTES is encoded by the coding sequence ATGCCGGGCAAGTTCGTGCTGACGAAGTCGGAGTCGGGCAAGTTCCACTTCAACCTGCTGGCGACCAACGGGCAGGTGATCGCCACCAGCCAGATGTACGCCACGAAGGGGTCCGCCCTGAACGGCATCGACTCGGTGCGGACCGTGGCCGAGGGCGCCACGCTCGACGACCAGACGACCGAGTCCTGA
- a CDS encoding DUF4166 domain-containing protein, which produces MLGAALDDLHERLGAYFGAIPAGHVGRGHGVFDVVGTPRRWLWPILAVLGREGIAFPAWAHGVAFDVENRPTRTHEGDAAVSARRTFHLSGGDRAMVDEIAADNRGPHGDWRLVDRLGPGRLVQASFGADVRGGALVLRSTGVGVRLGAWVLPILRPLAPVVRLTERFDGDRERQHVSITLSMPVIGRIYEYSGFFTYRIEPDTASVVSEGES; this is translated from the coding sequence GTGCTCGGCGCGGCGCTCGACGACCTCCACGAGCGCCTCGGGGCGTACTTCGGTGCGATCCCGGCCGGTCATGTAGGCCGCGGCCACGGCGTCTTCGACGTGGTCGGCACGCCCCGCCGTTGGCTCTGGCCGATCCTCGCGGTGCTCGGGCGCGAGGGCATCGCGTTCCCCGCCTGGGCGCACGGCGTGGCGTTCGACGTCGAGAACCGTCCGACACGGACCCACGAGGGCGACGCGGCGGTGAGCGCGCGGCGCACCTTCCACCTGTCGGGCGGCGACCGCGCGATGGTCGACGAGATCGCGGCCGACAATCGCGGGCCCCACGGCGACTGGCGGCTCGTCGACCGGCTCGGGCCGGGGAGGCTGGTGCAGGCCTCGTTCGGCGCCGACGTGCGCGGTGGCGCGCTCGTGCTGCGGTCGACGGGGGTGGGGGTGCGGCTGGGGGCGTGGGTGCTGCCGATCCTGCGCCCCCTCGCCCCGGTCGTGCGGCTGACGGAGCGGTTCGACGGCGACCGCGAGCGTCAGCACGTGTCGATCACGCTCAGCATGCCGGTGATCGGCAGGATCTATGAGTACTCGGGCTTCTTCACCTACCGAATCGAGCCCGACACCGCATCAGTCGTCTCCGAGGGGGAATCATGA
- a CDS encoding epimerase: MTEHIVIAGASGFIGSYLADAFRARGARVSLIGRHGPDARWGDTSGIARLVDGADMVINLAGKSVNCRYGEANRREILRSRIETTQELGDAISRAATPPRLWLNSSTATIYRHAEDRPQTESTGEIGTGFSVSIATTWEEAFFAAPTPGTRKVALRMAIVLGDGSALVPLMNLARFGLGGPQLDGPWPASAARLDAGTYHAFGARGGRQKFSWIHVDDVLGSILFLQEHDEIDGIVNLASPNPSDNRTMMRDLRHALGVRFGLPAWRWMLEVGSAAIRTEVELVLKSRWVVPERLTAAGYEFSYPYLDMALKSIVDERRTRA, translated from the coding sequence ATGACCGAGCACATCGTCATCGCCGGGGCCTCGGGCTTCATCGGCAGCTACCTCGCCGACGCGTTCCGCGCCCGGGGTGCCCGCGTCAGCCTCATCGGGCGACACGGGCCCGACGCCCGCTGGGGCGACACGTCGGGCATCGCGCGTCTCGTCGACGGTGCCGACATGGTGATCAACCTCGCCGGCAAGAGCGTGAACTGCCGGTACGGCGAGGCGAACCGGCGCGAGATCCTGCGGTCGCGCATCGAGACCACGCAGGAGCTGGGCGACGCCATCTCGAGGGCGGCCACTCCCCCGCGCCTCTGGCTCAACTCCTCGACGGCGACGATCTACCGCCACGCCGAAGACCGCCCGCAGACCGAGTCGACGGGCGAGATCGGCACGGGCTTCTCGGTGTCGATCGCGACGACGTGGGAGGAGGCGTTCTTCGCCGCGCCGACGCCCGGGACACGCAAGGTCGCCCTGCGAATGGCGATCGTGCTCGGTGACGGCAGCGCGCTGGTGCCGCTCATGAACCTCGCCCGGTTCGGCCTCGGCGGCCCGCAGCTCGACGGGCCCTGGCCGGCGTCGGCGGCGCGACTCGACGCCGGGACGTACCACGCGTTCGGCGCGCGGGGCGGGCGACAGAAGTTCAGCTGGATCCACGTCGACGACGTTCTCGGCAGCATCCTCTTCCTGCAGGAGCACGACGAGATCGACGGCATCGTCAACCTCGCCTCCCCGAACCCCAGCGACAACCGCACGATGATGCGCGACCTGCGGCACGCCCTCGGCGTCCGCTTCGGGCTGCCTGCCTGGCGGTGGATGCTCGAGGTCGGCTCGGCGGCGATCCGCACCGAGGTCGAGCTGGTACTGAAGAGCCGGTGGGTGGTGCCCGAGAGGCTCACGGCGGCCGGCTACGAGTTCTCGTACCCGTACCTCGACATGGCGCTGAAGTCGATCGTCGACGAGCGCCGCACGCGGGCCTAG
- a CDS encoding GNAT family N-acetyltransferase yields MPWDDMDTATAYARGLLHGERVGLRVTTEDDLDRLAEWWVDDELAVFQQLSIRPRGRDAIKEIMRGWITNDTGSGVGFSICDESGALLGHATLFGATLPLRLATFAIMLGPNATGHGYGSEATRMLIRYGFEELGLNKIELHVWAYNTRAIRAYEKAGFVREGVRRAAAFHEGVFHDEVFMGIVAADWFAAQSSR; encoded by the coding sequence ATGCCCTGGGACGACATGGACACCGCGACCGCGTACGCGCGCGGACTCCTGCACGGCGAGCGCGTAGGCCTGCGCGTCACGACGGAGGACGACCTCGACCGCCTCGCCGAGTGGTGGGTCGACGACGAGCTCGCCGTCTTCCAGCAGCTCTCGATCCGCCCGCGCGGCCGCGACGCGATCAAGGAGATCATGCGCGGCTGGATCACCAACGACACGGGCTCCGGCGTCGGCTTCAGCATCTGCGACGAGTCCGGCGCCCTCCTCGGCCATGCGACCCTCTTCGGCGCGACACTGCCGCTGCGGCTCGCGACGTTCGCCATCATGCTCGGCCCGAACGCGACCGGCCACGGCTACGGCTCCGAGGCGACCAGGATGCTGATCCGCTACGGCTTCGAAGAACTCGGCCTGAACAAGATCGAGCTCCACGTCTGGGCGTACAACACGCGCGCCATCCGCGCCTACGAGAAGGCCGGGTTCGTCCGCGAGGGCGTCCGGCGGGCCGCGGCGTTCCACGAGGGCGTCTTCCACGACGAGGTGTTCATGGGGATCGTGGCGGCGGACTGGTTCGCCGCGCAGAGCTCCCGCTGA